A region of the Polynucleobacter asymbioticus genome:
TGACCCCAGTAGTTGGAGCGGAGTTGATGAACAAGATGCTCAGAGGTGGATTGAGAAAAATGACGGTCCATTTAAAATGTTGTTAGATCAATATAAGTACCCAAATCGATTCCCTGATCTTAATCCTGAGGATGTGCTGAATAGTGCGATCGATCTGATGTTTGATCCCATGGAAAATGCGCTCCAATCTTCTCCGTATTTACTGGGTAATAGACTGTCCTGGGTAGATGTCGCTATCTTTCCGTTTATTAGACAGTTTGCTGCGGTGAATCCTCAGCAATTTGAAGCGTTGCCATTTCCTGCGCTCAAGAAATGGCTCAAGCTCCATCTTGAGTCGGAGTTGTTTCATTCAGTCATGAATAAGCATCCCACTTGGGCTGAATGACTTCTTACAAAGTTAATCTAGGAAATGAAAAAGCCACCCGAAGGTGGCTTTGGTATTGCTGGAGCTTAGGGCGATATTGACTTCGTCGAAACCCCATTGTTATTAAAATAAATCTGCATTCATGACCTTAGTCCAAGCGGCGACAAAGTCATTCACAAACTTTCCTTTGTTGTCATCCTGTGCGTACACTTCAGCGTAGGCACGTAGGATAGAGTTAGAGCCAAACACCAAGTCAACTCGAGTAGCAGTCCATTTGGTATCGCCTGTATTGCGCTCAACAATGTCGTAGCTATTTCGACCGGTAGGTTTCCACTGGTAGTTCATGTCAGTAAGATTGACGAAGAAGTCGTTGCTTAATATGCCCTCTCTTTCTGTCAGAACGCCATGCTTAGTTCCACCATAGTTGGTTCCAAGAACACGCATACCGCCAACCAGTACAGTCATCTCTTGAGCCGTGAGCCCCATCAACTGTGTTCGATCTAGCAACATTTCTTCTGGCATCACAACATAGTTTTCTTTTAACCAATTGCGATAGCCGTCTGCAAGCGGCTCAAGCACCTCAAATGATTCGATGTCAGTCATCTCTTGAGTGGCATCTCCGCGGCCAGGAGTAAATGGCACTTTGATGTCAAACCCTCCAGCCTTGGCAGCCTGCTCAATACCGATATTGCCGCCCAGTACGATGGTGTCAGCAATGCTGACGCCGGATTCTTTGGCAATTTTTTCGTAAACCGACAGCACTCTTGCTAAACGCTCAGGCTCATTTCCGGCCCAGTCCTTTTGAGGTGCTAAACGAATGCGTGCACCATTGGCGCCACCGCGTTTATCCGAGCCGCGATAAGTACGGGCGCTATCCCAGGCGGTGGTCACTAGGTCACTAATAGATAGTCCACTAGCTTTGATCTTGGTTTTGACAGCCTCAATGCCATAGTCTTTTGAGCCTGCTGGGACGGGGTCTTGCCAGATTAAATCTTCCTTGGGAACATCGGGACCGAAGTATCTTGCTTTAGGTCCCATGTCACGGTGGGTTAACTTAAACCAAGCTCTAGCAAACGTTTCAGAGAAATAGGCCTGATCTTTGTGGAACTTCTCTGAAATCTTGCGATATTCTGGATCCATCTTCATTGCCATATCTGCATCCGTCATCATCGGCATGCAACGAATCGAGGCATCCTCAACATCGACTGGCTTATCTTCTTCTTGGATATTGATGGGTTCATACTGCCAAGCACCTGCTGGGCTCTTAGTGAGCTTCCATTCGTAGTTAAGCAGTAAGTGGAAATAGCCGTTATCCCACTGGGTTGGATTTGTGGTCCAGGCGCCTTCAATTCCGCTGGTGACGGTATCTCTGCCAATCCCACGAGTCTTGTGGTTCATCCACCCCAGTCCTTGCTCATCAATCGGGGCGCCCTCTGGCGCTGGTCCAAGATTGGATGCATTGCCATTACCATGTGCTTTACCAACAGTATGTCCACCCGCGGTGAGCGCAACAGTCTCTTCATCATTCATAGCCATGCGGGCAAAAGTCACCCGAATGTCTTGAGCGGTTTTCAAGGGGTCTGGATTGCCGTCTACGCCTTCTGGGTTGACATAAATTAAACCCATCATGACGGCAGCAAGTGGGTTGGCTAAATCTCGCTCACCTGAGTAGCGGCTTCCTTCGCCACCACTTTTTTGGAGCCATTCTTTTTCAGAGCCCCAATAGATATCTTTTTCTGGATGCCAAATATCTTCACGGCCAAATGAGAAACCAAATGTTTTGAGTCCCATGGATTCATAAGCAATCGTGCCAGCCAAGATCATGAGATCCGCCCAACTCACTTTATTGCCATATTTCTTTTTGATAGGCCACAAGAGGCGACGGGCTTTATCTAGGTTTGTGTTATCTGGCCAAGAATTTAATGGAGCAAAGCGCTGATTACCCGTACCGGCTCCACCGCGACCATCGGCAATGCGATAGCTGCCAGCAGAATGCCAGGCCATACGAATCATCAATCCGCCGTAGTGACCCCAGTCTGCTGGCCACCAATCTTGACTGTTGAGTAGTAGGTCTTTCATATCCTGCTTGAGAGTGCCCACATCGAGTTTTTTCAATTCATCTCGGTAGTTAAAAGATGGACCCATTGGGTTTGTCTTGGCATCTTGCTGATGAAGGATGTCGAGATTGAGTGATTTTGGCCACCATGCCATAGGGGTGTTACTAGATTCGGTATTGGCGCCGTGAGCAACTGGGCACATTCCTTGTGATGTCATTTAGATCTCCTTGTAGGTAAATCATTTTTGGTTTAGTAACCTGACCAAAACAGGTTAACTGAAAAAACAACTTTGGTCAGTGTGTAGGGCACGTTTTCTATTCACCCGCCATAAATAGGATGAGAATGCTCATGATTTGCCAGTCTTGATAGGTTCTGGCTTCAAAATGGCTGCCAAATCCCTTTCATAATGATGGTTAAGGAAGTACAAGCCTTCTGCAATTCCAGCTAAGCGATTTTGGATTTTCATTTTTAACTCCCTTCGTGTTGTCTGTTGCGATGGGCTTATCTTGTTCCTTAGTAATTGATCTGTCTAATGAATTAATACGATTTTGTTGATCTAATAAATGAATATCTAAATGGAATCGCCTCAGCTGAATCAGTCCAGCTCTAGATGGCAGAGGATCCATGAACCAATTTCAATTGGACTTATGCACTGACAATATGAGTGGAGGTGTAGTATTTACATTCCTCAATCAGCTTAGAAAATAATGATAAAAATTTTCTCCCTTATGGTTTTTGTTGTATCGATATTGAGTGCATGTGCGACGGCAGTTTCGGTTCACTCAAGACCTGCAGGGGCTTTAATTAGCAGCAAAAACCAGAATTTGGGTATTTCGCCAGTACGTATTAGCTTAGATTCGGAGATCGGCCAATCATTTCAAAAGTCTGGTGATGGCTGTTACGAGGCTCCTTCATTCACGGCACATTGGGCAAGCGGAGCCGTGGCCTCATCAGCTGCCTCACTCTTATGTCGAGGGCGTGATGGCAATTACAAAATTTTCATCAGAAGACCGGCTAATGCTCCAGATCTAAAAAAAGATCTGGATGCTGCAAATACACCAGAGGCAGTCATGGCGAGAAGACGGGAATTTATGATGGAGAATCATTTGGGAGGATCACACCACTCAGATAATGACAATCCTGATATGCCGTCAAATGTATTGTCTATTGATGACCTTGAAAATGTTGGGCGCATGTGGAAGGAGCGGGATTCAATCCAAATCGGACCAAATAATTAAAGTACCAAAATCATTAAAGAGAAAAAGCCACCCGAAGATGGCTTTTGTATTGCTGGCGCGCCGCGCGAGACCTGAACTCGCTACTCAGCTGGTTTCATCGTGAAGTCACCATTATTGCTGTTGGTGCTCCCTTTATTGGCCTCATAGTATGTAGCTTCCGCCACACCAAAGGGCATGGTATTTGCAACCATTTCAGTCTTATTCGGCGCAATCACAAATCGATAGGTCTTGCCGCTGTCAAATTGATAGGTTTGAGAAAATACGCCGAAAGAGCCGGAGAAGGTGCTATCTATTTTAAGAACATGCTTCCCAGAGGAAATATTGACTACGCAATTTCCCCCATTAGGGATAACGCAGACTTTAAGGTCATCCACATAAACTTGAGCGCTTCTCACAATTGCAAACCAAACTGTGCTTGTGCGATTAAAGATCAGAGTGACATCGCCACCGGGATTAACGGGGGCTGCGCCTTCTTGCGGCATCATGCTCTGACAGCCCACCAAGAGGGTGAGAAAAGCAATGCTCAGTAATTTTTTGAACGGCACTGTTGCATCTCCAAAGTAGGCCACATTAGGCATACATTACTCCAAATTCGCTTTTGTAAACCAAGCACCTGGATTACAAAGAAAAAGCCACCCGAAGGTGGCTTTTGGTATTACTGGTGGGTCGGGCGAGATTCGAACTCGCGACCAACGGATTAAAAGTCCGCTGCTCTACCGACTGAGCTACCGACCCAGTAAGACAGAAATTATAGCAAGAACTTGGTTTGGCTTCCCTGGCTTTGCCGACTTTTGCCTCTACGCCCTGTAGTTACAAGAGTGCTAAGCGCTTGCCCGTCTGGCAACCGGTGGATTTTTCGAGAAATAGTCCTTAATTCCTCTCAAAATTGCTTCGGCAATCCGGTCTTGGTAGGCATCGTCATTGAGGCGGGCTTCCTCCTGAGGATTGCTGATAAAGGCGGTCTCTACCAGGATGGATGGGATATCAGGAGCCTTGAGAACGGCAAAGCTAGCTTGCTCAACTTTGGGTTTATGAAGGGGTGCAAATCCACTAATTTGTTTCAGGATCGATGTACCCACTTGAAGTGAGTCTTTAATCTGGGCGGTGGTCGACATGTCTAACAATAAATTAGCAAGCTGCTTATCTTGTGTTTTGATATTGATACCACCAATCAGGTCAGAAGCATTTTCTTTATTGGCCATCCAGCGTGCTGTTGTACTACTGGCGCCCATTTGAGATAAGGCAAAGACTGAAGCACCTTTTGCTCTAGGTTCGATAAAAGCATCTGCATGAATCGAGATAAATAAATCAGCTTCCACGCGCCGCGCTTTTTGTACTCTAGTATGAAGTGGTACAAAGTAGTCACCATCTCTCGTCAGAAACGGACGCATATAGGGGTCATTCTCAATCTTGTCGCGTAAGCGTTTAGCAATCGAGAGAACAACATGCTTTTCTTTAGAACCCATGGCGCCGATCGCACCCGGATCTTCTCCGCCATGACCTGCATCGATTGCAATGGTAATGAGACGCTTATGTTTTGCTGGGGCAGCGGGCTGCTTAACATCTGGAATCGCTTGAGCTACTGGCGCCCTCGGAGCCTCTTTTTCTTTCTTGGTTGCAAACTGCGCAATCAAGTCAATTTCTTCATTGGCTTTTTCTAGAGCGCTTTCTTTACGAGCGCTACTCTTCACTAATTCCATTAGTGGGTCTGGCGGAGTCGCTGGATAGAGGTCGAGCACCATGCGATATTGGTATTCTGCAATGGGGTCTAGGGTGAATAGTTGAGGCTTGACCGGCTCTTTCAGATCAAATACCAAGCGCACCATGCCAGGTTGAAATTGCCCAACACGAATTTGTGAAACGTAAGGATCGTTAGGCTTGACCTTGGCCACCAAGTCTTTCAAGGTGGAATTCAATTCCATACCTTGAACATCGACTACTAAGCGGTCGGGGTTGGTCAGTAGCTGTTGTGAAATGGGTAATGCTTTATCGGATTCGAGCGTGATACGCGTGTAGTCCTCCGCAGGCCAAATACGCACACCCAAAATTTTGGCACCCCACGCAATCTCCGCCTCGCCAAAGAAGAGGATAAAGCCCAACATCTTTGCTGAAGTTTTGAGATGTTTTCTTCTGGACGAATTAATTGGAGGCTTACTCATCTCTATTGGAGGTGTAGTTTCTCTATGACAGCAATCCCACCTTCGGAGTTTGCTTTGAGTTCTATTTGTCTTTCAGACTCTTGTTCGCCTGCTGCTAAGTGAATTTCAATATCAAAAGCAGGAAGGGAGCCCTCCGCCTTCTCTGGCCATTCCACTAAACAGAATCCAGGCTCATCAAAATGCTCTGCAAAGCCAGCTTCTTGCCACTCTAATGGATCTCTCATGCGGTAGAGGTCAAAGTGATGAGCGGTGATGCCTGCTGTAGTACCTGGCTTGCTAGTCTCTATTTGAATAGGATAGGGCTCACACAAGGTGTAGGTTGGACTCTTCACTCGACCTTCATATCCAAGGGCTTGTATTAGATGGCGGGCAAAAGTGGTTTTACCGGCCCCAAGATCACCCTCCAGGGAAATGTTGAGGTGAGCGCAAGGATCGACTTGAAATAGCCCGCTCAGACTGGAGGCAAGTTTTTGAGCCAAAGCGGTCGTATCTGCTTCTTGCCTACAATGTTGAGTAAATGAATTCTGAGCCATTTGCCTAGTTTATTCAATTATTCAGCTACATTCTGTATTACTCATGACTTCTTCCCAAACGCCGAACTCTGTTGACCAGCCCAATCTTCGTGAATGGCTTGATGAGCAGTCTCGCCAATTGGGTTTTGATGGCTTGCGTATTACCGATACCCATCTTGGATCAGCCACAGAAAGGCTATATGAGTGGTTAGAGCAGGGTCGTCATGGTCAGATGGAATACATGGCTAGACATGCCGATTTACGCTCTGATCCCGGCATGCTTGTTCCAGGTACTGTCAGAGTCATTTGCGTCACCATGAACTACCTATCGCCCGCGATTGATTTTGACCATGAGTGGCAGCGCTTGGCTGAGCCAACTCAAGCAACAGTCTCCGTGTATGCGCGAGGGCGCGATTATCACAAGGTAATGCGCAATCGTTTGCAAGAGTTTGCGCAGAGGATTGAAAAACAGATTGGATCATTTGGCTATCGTGTATTTACCGACTCAGCGCCACTGATGGAAGTGGAACTGGCCCGTAAGGCGGGTTTAGGTTGGCGAGGTAA
Encoded here:
- a CDS encoding glutathione S-transferase — protein: MKPILYSYRRCPYAMRARMALKYAGIDVEQREIDFRNKPQSMLLVSPKGTVPVLCVDELVLDQSLDIMHWALGKSDPSSWSGVDEQDAQRWIEKNDGPFKMLLDQYKYPNRFPDLNPEDVLNSAIDLMFDPMENALQSSPYLLGNRLSWVDVAIFPFIRQFAAVNPQQFEALPFPALKKWLKLHLESELFHSVMNKHPTWAE
- the tsaE gene encoding tRNA (adenosine(37)-N6)-threonylcarbamoyltransferase complex ATPase subunit type 1 TsaE; the protein is MAQNSFTQHCRQEADTTALAQKLASSLSGLFQVDPCAHLNISLEGDLGAGKTTFARHLIQALGYEGRVKSPTYTLCEPYPIQIETSKPGTTAGITAHHFDLYRMRDPLEWQEAGFAEHFDEPGFCLVEWPEKAEGSLPAFDIEIHLAAGEQESERQIELKANSEGGIAVIEKLHLQ
- a CDS encoding N-acetylmuramoyl-L-alanine amidase, yielding MSKPPINSSRRKHLKTSAKMLGFILFFGEAEIAWGAKILGVRIWPAEDYTRITLESDKALPISQQLLTNPDRLVVDVQGMELNSTLKDLVAKVKPNDPYVSQIRVGQFQPGMVRLVFDLKEPVKPQLFTLDPIAEYQYRMVLDLYPATPPDPLMELVKSSARKESALEKANEEIDLIAQFATKKEKEAPRAPVAQAIPDVKQPAAPAKHKRLITIAIDAGHGGEDPGAIGAMGSKEKHVVLSIAKRLRDKIENDPYMRPFLTRDGDYFVPLHTRVQKARRVEADLFISIHADAFIEPRAKGASVFALSQMGASSTTARWMANKENASDLIGGINIKTQDKQLANLLLDMSTTAQIKDSLQVGTSILKQISGFAPLHKPKVEQASFAVLKAPDIPSILVETAFISNPQEEARLNDDAYQDRIAEAILRGIKDYFSKNPPVARRASA
- the katG gene encoding catalase/peroxidase HPI, which encodes MTSQGMCPVAHGANTESSNTPMAWWPKSLNLDILHQQDAKTNPMGPSFNYRDELKKLDVGTLKQDMKDLLLNSQDWWPADWGHYGGLMIRMAWHSAGSYRIADGRGGAGTGNQRFAPLNSWPDNTNLDKARRLLWPIKKKYGNKVSWADLMILAGTIAYESMGLKTFGFSFGREDIWHPEKDIYWGSEKEWLQKSGGEGSRYSGERDLANPLAAVMMGLIYVNPEGVDGNPDPLKTAQDIRVTFARMAMNDEETVALTAGGHTVGKAHGNGNASNLGPAPEGAPIDEQGLGWMNHKTRGIGRDTVTSGIEGAWTTNPTQWDNGYFHLLLNYEWKLTKSPAGAWQYEPINIQEEDKPVDVEDASIRCMPMMTDADMAMKMDPEYRKISEKFHKDQAYFSETFARAWFKLTHRDMGPKARYFGPDVPKEDLIWQDPVPAGSKDYGIEAVKTKIKASGLSISDLVTTAWDSARTYRGSDKRGGANGARIRLAPQKDWAGNEPERLARVLSVYEKIAKESGVSIADTIVLGGNIGIEQAAKAGGFDIKVPFTPGRGDATQEMTDIESFEVLEPLADGYRNWLKENYVVMPEEMLLDRTQLMGLTAQEMTVLVGGMRVLGTNYGGTKHGVLTEREGILSNDFFVNLTDMNYQWKPTGRNSYDIVERNTGDTKWTATRVDLVFGSNSILRAYAEVYAQDDNKGKFVNDFVAAWTKVMNADLF